In one window of Amblyomma americanum isolate KBUSLIRL-KWMA chromosome 9, ASM5285725v1, whole genome shotgun sequence DNA:
- the LOC144104055 gene encoding uncharacterized protein LOC144104055 isoform X1 codes for MRYTLVGFSAEFDWKPLCFVKPIPPNRVCGGCGLVRPKTALLPCGHTFCSCCYEQCAKEGLHVCPFDGYECEDEDIEWREFPVDELRKREVRCWNEESGCQCVTPASGIAQHFHRECGHHSVSCPKCSATVPCSGVIAHLQSGLCNSGTTSASDSQLHSGLENERAFSTLFRGCLEKETADVKELLARILGDITTQGDRLNEISHGINSSKETLRQELADRAKQNENSSAQIMRAIEASNRQLELLSGSADSLNLSASMLRLEKILREEVVNAARESQHKLSEIATAIEAVRAGENENSQKALAYIQNIIRRSEQCVALCTFFVTNVESLQETAMKEGWARYKSQQVYLRGYCISPGVCLEKNGETIKLKAMLCLHMGDMDDSLVWPFEHTIKLSVVHPIYDEERVVKNKTSRSLKYYQKRTTASNESVKFSKETLEMKSLIADGYVENDQLRIRFELLP; via the exons ATGCGGTACACGCTGGTCGGATTTTCCGCGGAGTTCGATTGGAAGCCCCTGTGCTTTGTGAAGCCTATTCCACCGAACAGGGTGTGCGGTGGGTGTGGTCTGGTGCGCCCGAAGACAGCGTTGCTCCCGTGCGGGCACAcgttctgcagctgctgctacgAACAGTGCGCCAAAGAAGGACTGCACGTCTGTCCTTTCGATGGCTACGAGTGCGAGGACGAAGATATCGAATGGAGGGAGTTCCCAGTCGACGAGCTGCGCAAAAGAGAG GTGCGTTGCTGGAACGAAGAAAGCGGTTGCCAGTGCGTGACGCCTGCTTCGGGAATCGCCCAGCACTTCCATCGCGAGTGTGGTCACCACTCCGTTTCCTGCCCCAAGTGCTCTGCCACCGTTCCTTGCAGTGGCGTAATCGCCCACTTGCAATCAGGATTATGCAATTCCGGGACGACTTCGGCTTCTGATAGCCAACTTCACTCAGGATTAGAGAACGAAAGAGCATTCAGCACTCTTTTTCGAGGGTGCCTTGAAAAAGAAACCGCCGATGTCAAAGAACTTCTGGCGCGAATACTCGGTGATATCACCACACAAGGCGATCGTCTAAACGAAATCTCTCATGGCATAAACAGTTCAAAAGAAACCCTGAGACAAGAACTGGCGGACAGAGCAAAGCAAAATGAGAATAGTTCTGCGCAAATCATGCGTGCAATAGAGGCATCCAACCGGCAACTCGAGTTGTTATCCGGGAGCGCCGATTCCCTTAATCTTTCTGCGAGCATGTTAAGATTGGAAAAAATCCTGAGAGAGGAAGTTGTCAATGCAGCCAGAGAATCGCAGCATAAATTGTCGGAAATCGCCACTGCTATCGAAGCCGTCAGAGCTGGCGAGAATGAAAACAGTCAGAAGGCGCTGGCCTACATCCAAAACATTATCCGGCGCTCAGAGCAGTGTGTggcgctttgcacgttttttgtcacaaatgtgGAATCACTACAGGAGACTGCGATGAAAGAAGGCTGGGCCAGGTACAAAAGCCAGCAGGTGTACTTGCGCGGATATTGCATCTCACCTGGAGTGTGTCTCGAAAAGAACGGCGAAACTATAAAACTGAAAGCAATGCTCTGCCTCCACATGGGCGACATGGACGACTCTCTTGTGTGGCCATTCGAGCACACGATAAAGCTGAGCGTCGTGCATCCCATATATGATGAAGAACGCGTGGTTAAGAACAAGACTTCTCGTTCTCTAAAATACTACCAAAAGCGAACAACGGCCAGTAACGAATCTGTTAAGTTTTCTAAAGAGACGCTTGAGATGAAGAGCCTTATCGCAGATGGTTACGTAGAAAATGATCAGCTTCGCATAAGATTCGAGCTTCTTCCATGA